The Syntrophobacterales bacterium genomic interval CTTCGGTTTGCACCGAATTGGACGTTGTACGCGTGCATCTGCTGCAGATCGGCATCGCCTGGTTTACCATCGCCTGGAATTTTCCATTTGGTATCCATGACGACCCGCTCGTAATTGGAACCGGTATCGATCTGGGCAATGATGTCGGGACGGATGGCCTTCTGCATATTATCGGCAGACCAGAATGGGCGGGATACTTGAGCCTTGAACGAGATCCGACGGAACGTCTGTTTCATTTCTGCCCGCTTAAGCTGAACGTAGACAAAATGTTCGAACAGGGTATTCATATCGAACAGGATCGCCAGGACATCCTCCCTGCCGCCACAAACGTCGGGATTATAGTTCAGTATGATCAAGCGGGCGAGTTGCTGTCTCAACCTGGCATCCGACATCGATGCTACCCGGATGAATCCTGATTGACGGAGCATTTCGATCAGAGCGCCCTGCCACTTCTTTTTCTGGCTGGACGAGTCAGGACCCTTGTCTGCCTTGGGCAGAATCTCTATGGTCAGGTTTCCAACCTGGATGACGCCAACATAGTTTCGGAAATGGATGCGATCGAATCCGACCGCAAAGAACCGATTGCCATGCCGTTCGTTGTACTGCACCAAACGCTTGAAGTGGTCATGGGTAAACGACCCCCTCACTGGCAGTGTTGTGTGTTCGAACACCTGGATGACATTACTCATATACTGCACGGAAATCCTCGTCATTCAGGGTCATGGGATCTTGTAACGCGTAAACGCGTCGTTGCACCCCACTTGAGAGAGTCCTGAGTCATAAAGTAGAAGCTCTGCAAATCGATCATGTCCCGCGGTGTCCATTCCGCCAGCTCCCCACGCAAGGTCTTCATGATCGTCAGAACCCTTCGATACTCCTCGACCGTTAAGAACTTGCCGTCTCCGAGATGCTTTTCACCGATCGACTTCAGGAACCCATCAAAAATCGCCGGCTTAATGAAGATATAATTTTGCGGACTCCAGAAGCAGATGAAAAAGGTTGGAATAGCTTTACTCATGTTGGCAGGGCAGTTGTTTCCTTTGAGCCACGTCAGGAGATTTTGCATCGGCTCATCGATCTCCCCGCCAATACTAACGGAATTGAGCAGGGCATGAAGCCGATTCTTGAATTCGCGGGACTTTGCCTCCGTATTCAATATACTGTAAAGTACGTCTTGATCCCTCCATCCAATGAAGTTCTGCCTTTCTTTAAGCCCGGGCAGCTTGTCAGAAAATAGTTTCTTTAGAAGTTTCTTGAATTCTTCGGTTGATAGTGAGTCGGAACTTGATGAGATCCAGGCATCGAACAACTGGTGCAGATACGATGATGTTACCCGTTTGTATGTGTCTTCAGAATCAAGGTACTCCTGACTGCTGTCGCTGAAGTTTTTAAAGGAAGGGAAGGATTGGAGAAAGACCTGTTTCAGTTCCGAAATATTTTCCATGT includes:
- a CDS encoding McrC family protein; the encoded protein is MSNVIQVFEHTTLPVRGSFTHDHFKRLVQYNERHGNRFFAVGFDRIHFRNYVGVIQVGNLTIEILPKADKGPDSSSQKKKWQGALIEMLRQSGFIRVASMSDARLRQQLARLIILNYNPDVCGGREDVLAILFDMNTLFEHFVYVQLKRAEMKQTFRRISFKAQVSRPFWSADNMQKAIRPDIIAQIDTGSNYERVVMDTKWKIPGDGKPGDADLQQMHAYNVQFGANRSFLLYPRVGNQANIQGRYFQGKALQPSFDHNCGMVFLELFDGHKLRGDLGKDIVAILTNAELL